From one Eleginops maclovinus isolate JMC-PN-2008 ecotype Puerto Natales chromosome 7, JC_Emac_rtc_rv5, whole genome shotgun sequence genomic stretch:
- the LOC134867787 gene encoding indian hedgehog B protein-like, which translates to MRISFLLLTTSLCALVLLLAPASEGCGPGRGYGKRRLPKKLIPLAYKQFSPNVAEKTLGASGRPEGKITRNSERFKELTPNYNTDIIFKDEEDTGADRLMTQRCKDKLNSLAISVMNMWPGVKLRVTEGWDEDGHHSEDSLHYEGRAVDITTSDRDRNKYAMLARLAVEAGFDWVYYESKAHIHCSVKSEHSVAAKTGGCFPGDAQVILQGGATKQMHDLHPGDRVLASSMTNGRGPLLYSPVLSFLDHQPNTSKIFYIIGTNRGLNITLTAAHLIFVTDCTDEQNQPKLDETAEKGSIPKDRPRWKADLRTVFASEVQPGQCILTSQGKVGLQATPSVVTFVEEQRRTGLYAPLTQHGSIVVNGVLASCYAAVDNHHLAHWVLAPLRFFYSLIGPSEPQTDGLHWYTWLLQRLGQMLLGAGHFHPLGIEQVQR; encoded by the exons ATGCGgatctccttcctcctcctcaccaccTCTCTGTGTGCCTTGGTCCTCCTCCTCGCACCTGCCTCGGAGGGCTGCGGGCCGGGGAGGGGGTACGGCAAGAGGCGGCTCCCGAAGAAGCTCATCCCGCTTGCTTACAAGCAATTCAGTCCCAACGTCGCCGAGAAGACCCTGGGAGCCAGCGGGAGACCCGAGGGCAAAATAACGCGCAACTCCGAGCGCTTTAAAGAACTGACACCAAATTACAACACAGATATTATCTTCAAAGATGAGGAGGACACTGGCGCCGACAGGCTCATGACCCAG CGTTGCAAAGACAAGTTAAACTCTCTAGCCATCTCTGTGATGAACATGTGGCCAGGTGTTAAGCTGAGAGTGACTGAGGGCTGGGATGAGGATGGTCATCATTCAGAGGACTCGTTGCACTATGAGGGACGTGCTGTTGATATCACCACATCAGACAG ggACAGAAACAAGTATGCCATGTTGGCCCGACTGGCAGTAGAAGCTGGATTTGACTGGGTCTACTACGAGTCCAAAGCCCACATTCACTGTAGCGTTAAGTCAG AACATTCTGTTGCCGCCAAAACCGGTGGCTGTTTCCCTGGTGATGCTCAGGTTATCCTTCAGGGCGGGGCTACTAAACAGATGCATGACCTTCACCCCGGTGACCGAGTCTTGGCCTCTTCAATGACAAATGGTCGTGGCCCCCTTCTCTACAGTCCAGTCCTGTCCTTTCTGGACCACCAACCCAACACCTCAAAGATCTTCTACATCATTGGCACCAACAGAGGACTTAATATTACTCTCACAGCCGCTCACCTGATCTTTGTCACAGACTGCACTGATGAGCAGAATCAGCCAAAGTTGGACGAGACAGCTGAAAAGGGCTCCATACCAAAGGACAGGCCTCGATGGAAAGCAGATCTGAGGACAGTATTTGCCAGTGAAGTCCAACCTGGACAGTGCATACTTACATCACAAGGGAAAGTGGGCTTACAGGCTACACCTTCTGTAGTTACCTTTGTAGAAGAACAGAGGAGAACCGGGCTGTATGCCCCACTAACCCAGCATGGGTCCATAGTGGTGAATGGTGTGCTGGCATCCTGCTATGCTGCTGTGGACAATCACCATTTGGCCCACTGGGTCCTGGCGCCACTGAGGTTCTTCTACAGCCTGATCGGACCCTCAGAACCTCAGACTGATGGCCTGCACTGGTACACTTGGCTTCTACAGAGGCTGGGGCAAATGCTATTGGGTGCTGGACACTTCCACCCCTTGGGGATCGAGCAAGTACAAAGATAG